From Camelina sativa cultivar DH55 chromosome 20, Cs, whole genome shotgun sequence, the proteins below share one genomic window:
- the LOC109131229 gene encoding uncharacterized protein LOC109131229, protein MEINHTWDEAYLPKAKLHTVHVVLSLAANLDWELWQMDVKNAFLQGEHEDEVQSPRAWYHKLSTTLLGRGFHKSEADNTLFTLPSEKGIVVILVYVDDIIISGSDKVGIKETKGFLKSVFAIKDLGELKYFLGIEIYRSNEGLFLSQRKYALDLLSEAGKLGTKAVTTPLEESYKTGGKGELETAPFEDVTRYRRLVGKLIYLTITRPNICFAVNQVSQHMKNPTIHHWHMVNRILKYIKGAPGQGIWMGRNENTELVGYCDADYARDCVDRRSTTGYCTFLGGNLVTWKSKKQKVVSLLSAEAECRAMRKLTTELMWLKAF, encoded by the exons ATGGAGATAAACCACACTTGGGATGAGGCTTACTTACCCAAAG CGAAACTCCACACTGTCCATGTGGTTCTCTCATTGGCTGCCAACTTGGATTGGGAACTGTGgcaaatggacgtcaagaatgCATTCTTGCAAGGCGAACACGAGGATGAAGTACAG TCACCAAGAGCCTGGTACCATAAACTGAGTACCACATTGCTTGGGAGAGGCTTTCACAAATCAGAGGCTGATAACACCCTCTTCACACTACCAAGTGAAAAAGGTATTGTAGTCAttttagtatatgttgatgacatcatcATATCTGGAAGTGACAAGGTAGGCATTAAAGAAACTAAAGGCTTTCTTAAATCAGTCTTTGCCATCAAAGATCTAGGAGagcttaaatattttcttgggataGAAATATATAGGTCTAATGAGGGTTTATTTCTATCACAAAGGAAATATGCTCTTGATCTTTTAAGTGAAGCAGGGAAACTTGGAACCAAGGCAGTAACAACACCACTTGAAGAAAGCTATAAGACAGGAGGAAAGGGGGAGCTTGAGACAGCTCCATTCGAAGATGTTACAAGATATCGGCGATTAGTGGGTAAGCTCATATACCTTACCATTACTCGACCTAATATTTgctttgctgtgaaccaggtgaGCCAGCACATGAAAAATCCAACAATACATCATTGGCACATGGTGAATCGGAtcctcaagtacatcaaaggtGCACCAGggcaaggcatttggatgggaagGAACGAAAACACGGAACTAGTGGGCTATTGCGATGCTGACTACGCAAGAGACTGTGTGGATCGTCGATCAACCACAGGATATTGCACATTCTTAGGAGGCAACCTTGTGACAtggaaaagcaagaaacaaaaagtagtaTCGCTATTAAGTGCTGAAGCCGAGTGTAGGGCCATGAGAAAACTAACTACCGAGTTGATGTGGCTTAAAGCCTTCTAA